In one Pseudoclavibacter sp. Marseille-Q3772 genomic region, the following are encoded:
- the def gene encoding peptide deformylase: protein MTVRTIRYYGDPVLRTEADPIRVVDDQVRALVEDLLDTTNMEGRAGVAAPQIGVSLAAFSYHIDGRVGYILNPVLEEVSGEPREIDEGCLSVPGLWCKTSRYPYARVRGEDLEGREIVLEGEGLMAQMLQHETDHLKGIVYVDTLSKDERRRALREIRESDWF from the coding sequence ATGACCGTTCGCACAATTCGGTACTACGGCGACCCTGTTTTGCGTACCGAGGCCGACCCGATCCGGGTGGTTGACGACCAGGTTCGAGCACTGGTCGAGGATCTACTGGACACCACCAATATGGAAGGCCGAGCCGGGGTGGCGGCTCCGCAGATCGGTGTTTCGCTGGCCGCGTTTAGCTACCACATCGATGGTCGTGTTGGCTACATCCTGAACCCGGTGCTCGAAGAGGTATCCGGCGAACCGCGCGAGATTGATGAGGGGTGCCTGTCCGTACCCGGACTATGGTGCAAGACGAGCCGTTATCCCTACGCGCGGGTGCGCGGTGAGGACCTCGAGGGTCGCGAGATCGTCCTGGAAGGCGAAGGGCTGATGGCGCAGATGCTGCAGCACGAAACTGACCATCTGAAGGGCATCGTGTACGTCGACACCTTGAGTAAGGATGAACGCCGCCGGGCACTGCGCGAAATCCGTGAGTCCGACTGGTTTTGA